In a genomic window of Magnolia sinica isolate HGM2019 chromosome 14, MsV1, whole genome shotgun sequence:
- the LOC131226119 gene encoding protein HUA2-LIKE 2-like, with protein MAPGRRKGAGRGSSAAAARKQYKVGDLVLAKVKGFPAWPATVSEPEKWGYSNDWKKVLVYFFGTKQIGFCNPADVEAFTEEKKKTLLLKRQGKGADFVRAVDEIIDSYEKSKKQNQDESNSGDEGTVSNAGSLDGSKGKSWVKSPTQSPAPMHEPQSETPHSSIVRSDSCNPIEIPVPSKEITDPHCMQTESEEPAKNTSSQDLREAPSSIPKLLRKRSRETPLQSCVIQRRPVAVRRSRSSSRVEHSKFPKPVMPVMDGISHEPIGRNKLIRKSPDHSTCHDIDSLACSAATVSNWSDEDIGSEALAMESEAVSLNKGSTIESGGKIEHSGVVSEDFENGVELSGRLELQTTAGVLKKKRKPNRKRVTHDTETCLKLEKETSLEVVGSIKNLPTSPNDWERSSERFHKADGDEHLPLVKRARARMGKLCAETKQVDDSVYTKETSVQEALMNHSGKCTMAFSHDDNCPADSTSLGVKEAVNNSSPSKSFTHFAENDPELWKTKKYHLRGGSVDGEAALPPSKRLHRALEAMSANVAEATYAEDPRPTEILSNGCRTPNESTFLCAAADNRVGSTIEKWDAHSSGNDTSHDSTSGLALISAPPNPEEITKISSDAKPGDMLCGNYSFPKHEDCKEVLIEAGNYADAIHFDGSSIKTAKNKIHVENPQPCSSQCDEQGNIKPSQSASKQSSHVTEDGNKKFLVPSKEPTDDAFKGEGDYYQADKSDGEHEILEPISQRLDSVSKAEDVGSLLPLNGTGMPLSDADGGCPTTKTLRSQSDENSKVREMCEVEKEVKGKRMPKDRDAYLDLTSMKALIAAAQAKRHFSRSTSISDNASDDKVSFDAVSSSPPVHVINSSERASPTNALMHHVPALDDGNGIPVNGRSPGASAHRKNSMHVLDMDEERRFDSMSIHRLKPIGKWTGQAEANVVWKSFEAVLGTLSRTKESIGRATRLAIDCAKYGIAGEVVELLLHNLESESSLHRRVDLFFLVDSIIQCSRGQRGGIGDMFLSAVQPVLPRLLSAAAPPGNAARENRRQCLKVLKLWLERKTFPESIVRHHMRELDSNDGSFTSSFSRRPSRTERSLNDPIREMEGMLVDEYGSNTSFQLPGFVMPRMIDDDEEEDATDEKSFEAVTPEQNSGNGDEQATSAFATEKHPHILEDVDGELEMEDVSPSCEAEMNSGHNVMGTDTVLSSHCQFDQRPLPFAPPLPEEMPPSPPPLPSSPPPGAPPPPPPPPPSALTHPSADTMDSQHYQSANSMQSHVPQSVSQQPNVPNTNSTSLDTGPYYAPGYRDVSTQMTTPVSSYSSSSYSGFSSHPSMPTGNDMQQLGGATLPNKAHHLHPPPPTVSNQFSYVRADTHQRAESWMGCSSSHSAKNSQFGHEALSEHSYSHRGRMGPSQHEIDERRRFSAPVHSAGPGHPNKAEASYAPVPYRRPPSEHAPISNSGWSIPSRGLNYRHPVTTLRPPQDNQISGANGASNFWRPR; from the exons TGGCTTCTGCAACCCTGCTGATGTTGAAGCTTTTactgaagagaaaaagaaaactcTTCTTCTTAAACGTCAGGGTAAGGGAGCTGATTTTGTTCGTGCAGTAGATGAGATTATTGATAGCTATGAAAAGTCAAAGAAACAGAACCAAGATGAGTCAAATTCGGGCGATGAAGGCACAGTGTCGAATGCTGGGAGTTTGGATGGTTCTAAAGGCAAGTCTTGGGTGAAGAGTCCAACACAAAGCCCTGCGCCAATGCATGAACCTCAGTCAGAAACGCCTCATTCTTCTATAGTCAGAAGCGACTCGTGCAATCCTATCGAAATTCCTGTGCCTTCGAAGGAAATCACTGATCCACATTGTATGCAGACAGAATCTGAGGAGCCAGCTAAAAATACTTCCAGTCAGGATCTTAGAGAAGCACCTTCATCTATTCCTAAATTGTTGAGAAAGAGGTCAAGAGAGACACCCCTTCAGAGCTGTGTGATACAGAGAAGGCCAGTGGCAGTTCGCAGGTCTAGAAGTTCATCAAGGGTTGAACACTCTAAATTTCCGAAGCCTGTCATGCCGGTAATGGATGGCATAAGCCACGAACCTATAGGAAGGAATAAGCTTATTAGGAAATCACCTGACCACTCCACTTGCCATGATATAGATTCACTTGCTTGTTCTGCGGCTACTGTTTCTAACTGGAGTGATGAAGACATTGGATCTGAAGCATTAGCAATGGAATCTGAGGCTGTTAGTTTAAACAAGGGAAGCACAATAGAGTCTGGTGGCAAAATTGAACACTCTGGGGTTGTCTCTGAGGATTTCGAGAATGGCGTTGAGTTGAGTGGAAGGCTTGAACTCCAGACTACGGCTGGTGTGCTCAAGAAGAAACGGAAACCAAACAGAAAGCGAGTTACTCATGATACAGAAACATGTCTGAAATTGGAGAAGGAGACAAGTTTAGAGGTAGTTGGGTCAATTAAAAACCTTCCAACTTCTCCCAATGATTGGGAAAGGTCAAGTGAGAGATTTCACAAGGCAGATGGTGATGAGCATTTGCCTCTAGTAAAACGAGCCAGGGCTCGTATGGGTAAACTATGCGCAGAGACTAAGCAGGTTGATGATTCTGTATATACTAAAGAGACATCTGTACAGGAGGCTCTAATGAATCATTCAGGGAAATGTACCATGGCCTTTAGTCATGATGATAACTGTCCTGCTGATAGCACCTCGTTGGGGGTTAAGGAAGCTGTAAATAACTCATCACCTTCAAAATCGTTTACTCATTTTGCAGAAAATGATCCAGAGCTTTGGAAAACCAAGAAATATCATTTGAGAGGTGGTTCAGTGGATGGTGAAGCTGCTTTGCCTCCCTCTAAACGCCTTCATCGTGCTCTAGAAGCAATGTCTGCCAACGTGGCTGAAGCTACATATGCTGAAGACCCAAGACCCACAGAAATCCTATCAAATGGGTGCAGGACTCCCAATGAGTCAACTTTTCTCTGTGCTGCTGCTGATAACAGAGTGGGTAGTACTATAGAAAAATGGGATGCACACTCTTCTGGTAACGATACATCTCATGATAGTACATCTGGATTGGCTTTGATATCAGCCCCCCCAAATCCTGAGGAAATCACAAAGATTTCTTCAGATGCAAAACCCGGTGACATGCTTTGTGGAAATTATAGCTTCCCAAAACATGAGGACTGCAAAGAAGTGCTTATAGAGGCTGGAAATTATGCGGATGCCATACACTTTGATGGTTCATCCATTAAAACTGCCAAAAATAAGATCCATGTCGAAAATCCACAACCTTGTTCATCTCAGTGTGATGAACAGGGTAATATTAAACCTAGTCAAAGTGCATCCAAGCAGTCTTCACATGTCACAGAAGATGGCAACAAGAAGTTTTTGGTACCAAGCAAGGAGCCTACTGATGATGCCTTCAAGGGGGAGGGTGACTATTATCAAGCAGACAAATCAGATGGAGAACATGAAATTTTGGAACCTATTTCACAGAGGCTGGATTCAGTTTCCAAGGCTGAAGATGTTGGCAGTTTGTTGCCTCTAAATGGTACTGGTATGCCTCTGTCAGATGCAGATGGAGGCTGTCCAACTACCAAGACTTTGAGGTCTCAGTCAGACGAGAACAGCAAAGTTAGGGAGAT GTGTGAGGTTGAAAAAGAAGTAAAAGGTAAACGAATGCCAAAGGACAGAGATGCTTACTTAGACTTGACATCCATGAAGGCTTTGATTGCAGCTGCTCAGGCAAAGAGACATTTTTCTCGTTCTACTTCCATCTCCGACAATGCCTCAGATGATAAGGTTTCTTTTGATGCTGTATCAAGCTCACCTCCAGTCCATGTGATCAATTCTTCCGAGCGAGCGTCTCCTACCAATGCCTTGATGCACCATGTTCCTGCTTTGGATGATGGGAATGGTATCCCAGTTAATGGTAGAAGTCCTGGTGCTAGTGCACACCGGAAGAATTCTATGCATGTACTTGATATGGATGAAGAAAGAAGATTTGACTCAATGTCAATTCATAGACTGAAACCCATAGGCAAATGGACGGGTCAGGCTGAAGCAAATGTTGTGTGGAAATCTTTCGAGGCTGTGCTTGGGACATTATCAAGGACAAAAGAGAGTATAGGTCGGGCAACACGCCTTGCAATTGACTGTGCCAAATATGGGATTGCTGGTGAG GTGGTTGAACTTCTTCTTCATAATTTGGAAAGCGAGTCAAGCTTACACCGAAGGGTGGATCTGTTCTTCCTTGTTGATTCTATTATTCAGTGCTCTCGGGGCCAGAGAG GTGGCATTGGAGATATGTTCCTTTCAGCTGTCCAACCGGTGCTTCCTCGTTTGTTGTCTGCTGCTGCTCCTCCCGGAAATGCTGCCAGAGAAAATCGCAGGCAATGCCTTAAG gtcCTGAAGCTTTGGCTAGAAAGAAAAACCTTTCCAGAATCCATTGTTCGGCACCACATGCGAGAACTGGATTCTAATGATGGATCATTCACTAGTTCCTTTTCTCGCCGACCGTCAAGAACAGAGAGGTCTCTGAACGATCCTATAAGGGAAATGGAGGGAATGCTCGTTGATGAGTATGGAAG CAACACGAGTTTTCAGCTTCCGGGTTTTGTCATGCCTCgtatgattgatgatgatgaggaagaagatgCTACTGATGAAAAGAGTTTTGAGGCTGTCACCCCTGAACAGAATTCTGGAAACGGCGATGAGCAGGCAACTTCTGCATTTGCTACTGAAAAGCATCCACATATTTTGGAAGATGTTGATGGTGAGCTCGAAATGGAGGATGTGTCCCCTTCCTGTGAAGCTGAAATGAACTCTGGACATAATGTTATGGGAACCGATACTGTGCTATCTTCCCACTGTCAGTTCGACCAACGGCCTTTGCCGTTTGCCCCTCCACTCCCTGAAGAGATGCCGCCATCTCCTCCCCCTCTCCCGTCTTCCCCTCCACCAGGGGctccccctccccctccccctccccctcccTCAGCACTAACTCATCCCTCTGCTGATACTATGGACTCTCAGCACTACCAGAGTGCAAAT AGTATGCAAAGCCATGTGCCACAATCTGTTAGTCAGCAGCCAAACGTGCCAAATACGAACTCGACATCCTTGGATACAGGGCCTTATTATGCTCCTGGATACAGAGATGTTTCAACACAGATGACAACACCCGTTTCTTCTTATAGTTCCAGTTCTTACAGTGGTTTTAGCTCCCATCCCTCTATGCCTACTGGGAATGATATGCAGCAGTTAGGTGGGGCAACACTGCCTAATAAGGCACATCATCTTCATCCGCCCCCTCCCACCGTCTCAAACCAGTTCTCGTATGTACGGGCAGACACACACCAAAGGGCAGAGTCTTGGATGGGTTGTTCTTCCTCTCATTCTGCTAAAAATTCGCAATTTGGACACGAAGCGCTCAGTGAACATTCATACAGTCATCGAGGGAGGATGGGTCCTTCCCAACATGAGATTGATGAAAGACGTAGATTTTCTGCACCTGTTCATTCAG cCGGTCCTGGGCATCCTAATAAGGCTGAAGCGTCATATGCTCCAGTTCCCTATCGCCGTCCGCCGTCAGAACATGCACCAATCTCAAATAGTGGGTGGTCTATTCCTTCCAGGGGATTGAATTATCGGCACCCTGTAACTACATTGCGACCCCCACAGGATAATCAAATTTCTGGAGCAAATGGAG CTTCGAACTTCTGGAGGCCAAGATAA
- the LOC131226120 gene encoding CRS2-associated factor 2, mitochondrial isoform X2 produces MQKLHSWRRLPRQTLTFLSQSRSINHHRPSPPTDVYDPPFSPISKIAPENSEDDRKIPVQSDLPFDFRYSYSESDPSMQPIGFREPPRFSPFGPGRLDRTWNGVSAPVKDMGGISEDLEGQNWVIGDPLTEEEMEELVERYRHNDCSRQINLGKGGVTHNMLDDIHNHWKRAEAVRIKCLGVPTLDMDSVCFQLEDKTGGKVIYRQINILLLYRGRNYDPRQRPAIPLMLWKPRAPIYPKLVKNVADGLTFEETKEMRNRGLNAPALMKLTRNGVYVNVVDRVREAFKTEEVLRLDCSHVETSDCKKIGVKLRINNWDGFWFKEAC; encoded by the exons ATGCAAAAGCTCCATTCATGGCGTCGGCTACCCCGCCAAACCCTAACCTTCCTATCCCAATCTCGATCAATAAATCACCACCGTCCATCTCCACCTACTGACGTTTACGACCCTCCCTTCTCTCCCATCTCGAAAATAGCCCCAGAAAATTCCGAAGATGACCGAAAAATCCCCGTCCAGTCCGACCTCCCCTTCGATTTCAGGTACTCCTACTCCGAATCGGATCCGTCGATGCAGCCGATCGGGTTCCGCGAGCCGCCGCGGTTCTCTCCCTTCGGACCCGGCCGGCTCGACCGGACGTGGAATGGGGTATCGGCTCCCGTTAAGGACATGGGAGGAATTTCGGAGGATTTGGAAGGGCAGAATTGGGTAATAGGAGATCCGTTGACGGAAGAAGAGATGGAGGAGTTGGTGGAGAGGTATCGGCACAATGATTGCTCTCGACAGATCAATCTAG GAAAGGGCGGAGTAACCcataacatgttggatgacatcCACAACCATTGGAAGAGAGCTGAAGCTGTGAGGATCAAGTGTTTGGGGGTGCCCACCCTTGACATGGACAGTGTCTGCTTCCAACTTGAG GACAAAACCGGTGGAAAGGTCATCTATCGGCAGATCAATATCCTCCTTTTGTACCGTGGTCGTAACTATGATCCCAGGCAAAGGCCGGCTATCCCTTTGATGTTGTGGAAGCCTCGTGCACCCATATACCCAAAGCTTGTGAAGAATGTTGCTGATGGCCTAACCTTTGAGGAAACAAAAGAGATGAGGAACAGAGGGTTGAATGCTCCTGCTCTAATGAAACTCA CAAGGAATGGTGTGTATGTGAATGTGGTGGATAGAGTGAGGGAGGCCTTCAAAACTGAAGAAGTGCTAAGGCTTGACTGCAGCCATGTGGAAACTAGTGACTGCAAGAAGATCGGTGTGAAGCTACGG ATAAATAACTGGGATGGCTTTTGGTTCAAGGAAGCATGCTGA
- the LOC131226120 gene encoding CRS2-associated factor 2, mitochondrial isoform X1, translating into MQKLHSWRRLPRQTLTFLSQSRSINHHRPSPPTDVYDPPFSPISKIAPENSEDDRKIPVQSDLPFDFRYSYSESDPSMQPIGFREPPRFSPFGPGRLDRTWNGVSAPVKDMGGISEDLEGQNWVIGDPLTEEEMEELVERYRHNDCSRQINLGKGGVTHNMLDDIHNHWKRAEAVRIKCLGVPTLDMDSVCFQLEDKTGGKVIYRQINILLLYRGRNYDPRQRPAIPLMLWKPRAPIYPKLVKNVADGLTFEETKEMRNRGLNAPALMKLTRNGVYVNVVDRVREAFKTEEVLRLDCSHVETSDCKKIGVKLRYLVPCVPILFKNSQIVIWRGKNDQDSTNQSN; encoded by the exons ATGCAAAAGCTCCATTCATGGCGTCGGCTACCCCGCCAAACCCTAACCTTCCTATCCCAATCTCGATCAATAAATCACCACCGTCCATCTCCACCTACTGACGTTTACGACCCTCCCTTCTCTCCCATCTCGAAAATAGCCCCAGAAAATTCCGAAGATGACCGAAAAATCCCCGTCCAGTCCGACCTCCCCTTCGATTTCAGGTACTCCTACTCCGAATCGGATCCGTCGATGCAGCCGATCGGGTTCCGCGAGCCGCCGCGGTTCTCTCCCTTCGGACCCGGCCGGCTCGACCGGACGTGGAATGGGGTATCGGCTCCCGTTAAGGACATGGGAGGAATTTCGGAGGATTTGGAAGGGCAGAATTGGGTAATAGGAGATCCGTTGACGGAAGAAGAGATGGAGGAGTTGGTGGAGAGGTATCGGCACAATGATTGCTCTCGACAGATCAATCTAG GAAAGGGCGGAGTAACCcataacatgttggatgacatcCACAACCATTGGAAGAGAGCTGAAGCTGTGAGGATCAAGTGTTTGGGGGTGCCCACCCTTGACATGGACAGTGTCTGCTTCCAACTTGAG GACAAAACCGGTGGAAAGGTCATCTATCGGCAGATCAATATCCTCCTTTTGTACCGTGGTCGTAACTATGATCCCAGGCAAAGGCCGGCTATCCCTTTGATGTTGTGGAAGCCTCGTGCACCCATATACCCAAAGCTTGTGAAGAATGTTGCTGATGGCCTAACCTTTGAGGAAACAAAAGAGATGAGGAACAGAGGGTTGAATGCTCCTGCTCTAATGAAACTCA CAAGGAATGGTGTGTATGTGAATGTGGTGGATAGAGTGAGGGAGGCCTTCAAAACTGAAGAAGTGCTAAGGCTTGACTGCAGCCATGTGGAAACTAGTGACTGCAAGAAGATCGGTGTGAAGCTACGG TACTTGGTGCCCTGTGTTCCTATCTTGTTCAAGAATAGTCAGATAGTAATTTGGAGAGGAAAAAATGATCAGGATTCTACCAATCAATCAAATTAA
- the LOC131226120 gene encoding CRS2-associated factor 2, mitochondrial isoform X3, with product MQKLHSWRRLPRQTLTFLSQSRSINHHRPSPPTDVYDPPFSPISKIAPENSEDDRKIPVQSDLPFDFRYSYSESDPSMQPIGFREPPRFSPFGPGRLDRTWNGVSAPVKDMGGISEDLEGQNWVIGDPLTEEEMEELVERYRHNDCSRQINLGKGGVTHNMLDDIHNHWKRAEAVRIKCLGVPTLDMDSVCFQLEDKTGGKVIYRQINILLLYRGRNYDPRQRPAIPLMLWKPRAPIYPKLVKNVADGLTFEETKEMRNRGLNAPALMKLSQYFMMGCDLHVNCTSII from the exons ATGCAAAAGCTCCATTCATGGCGTCGGCTACCCCGCCAAACCCTAACCTTCCTATCCCAATCTCGATCAATAAATCACCACCGTCCATCTCCACCTACTGACGTTTACGACCCTCCCTTCTCTCCCATCTCGAAAATAGCCCCAGAAAATTCCGAAGATGACCGAAAAATCCCCGTCCAGTCCGACCTCCCCTTCGATTTCAGGTACTCCTACTCCGAATCGGATCCGTCGATGCAGCCGATCGGGTTCCGCGAGCCGCCGCGGTTCTCTCCCTTCGGACCCGGCCGGCTCGACCGGACGTGGAATGGGGTATCGGCTCCCGTTAAGGACATGGGAGGAATTTCGGAGGATTTGGAAGGGCAGAATTGGGTAATAGGAGATCCGTTGACGGAAGAAGAGATGGAGGAGTTGGTGGAGAGGTATCGGCACAATGATTGCTCTCGACAGATCAATCTAG GAAAGGGCGGAGTAACCcataacatgttggatgacatcCACAACCATTGGAAGAGAGCTGAAGCTGTGAGGATCAAGTGTTTGGGGGTGCCCACCCTTGACATGGACAGTGTCTGCTTCCAACTTGAG GACAAAACCGGTGGAAAGGTCATCTATCGGCAGATCAATATCCTCCTTTTGTACCGTGGTCGTAACTATGATCCCAGGCAAAGGCCGGCTATCCCTTTGATGTTGTGGAAGCCTCGTGCACCCATATACCCAAAGCTTGTGAAGAATGTTGCTGATGGCCTAACCTTTGAGGAAACAAAAGAGATGAGGAACAGAGGGTTGAATGCTCCTGCTCTAATGAAACTCA GCCAGTATTTCATGATGGGCTGTGACCTTCATGTTAACTGCACTTCCATCATATGA
- the LOC131226120 gene encoding CRS2-associated factor 2, mitochondrial isoform X4 produces the protein MQKLHSWRRLPRQTLTFLSQSRSINHHRPSPPTDVYDPPFSPISKIAPENSEDDRKIPVQSDLPFDFRYSYSESDPSMQPIGFREPPRFSPFGPGRLDRTWNGVSAPVKDMGGISEDLEGQNWVIGDPLTEEEMEELVERYRHNDCSRQINLGKGGVTHNMLDDIHNHWKRAEAVRIKCLGVPTLDMDSVCFQLEDKTGGKVIYRQINILLLYRGRNYDPRQRPAIPLMLWKPRAPIYPKLVKNVADGLTFEETKEMRNRGLNAPALMKLILGALCSYLVQE, from the exons ATGCAAAAGCTCCATTCATGGCGTCGGCTACCCCGCCAAACCCTAACCTTCCTATCCCAATCTCGATCAATAAATCACCACCGTCCATCTCCACCTACTGACGTTTACGACCCTCCCTTCTCTCCCATCTCGAAAATAGCCCCAGAAAATTCCGAAGATGACCGAAAAATCCCCGTCCAGTCCGACCTCCCCTTCGATTTCAGGTACTCCTACTCCGAATCGGATCCGTCGATGCAGCCGATCGGGTTCCGCGAGCCGCCGCGGTTCTCTCCCTTCGGACCCGGCCGGCTCGACCGGACGTGGAATGGGGTATCGGCTCCCGTTAAGGACATGGGAGGAATTTCGGAGGATTTGGAAGGGCAGAATTGGGTAATAGGAGATCCGTTGACGGAAGAAGAGATGGAGGAGTTGGTGGAGAGGTATCGGCACAATGATTGCTCTCGACAGATCAATCTAG GAAAGGGCGGAGTAACCcataacatgttggatgacatcCACAACCATTGGAAGAGAGCTGAAGCTGTGAGGATCAAGTGTTTGGGGGTGCCCACCCTTGACATGGACAGTGTCTGCTTCCAACTTGAG GACAAAACCGGTGGAAAGGTCATCTATCGGCAGATCAATATCCTCCTTTTGTACCGTGGTCGTAACTATGATCCCAGGCAAAGGCCGGCTATCCCTTTGATGTTGTGGAAGCCTCGTGCACCCATATACCCAAAGCTTGTGAAGAATGTTGCTGATGGCCTAACCTTTGAGGAAACAAAAGAGATGAGGAACAGAGGGTTGAATGCTCCTGCTCTAATGAAACTCA TACTTGGTGCCCTGTGTTCCTATCTTGTTCAAGAATAG